In the Streptomyces sp. f51 genome, one interval contains:
- a CDS encoding NYN domain-containing protein: MDRCIVLVDAGYLLGAAASLLAGEPSRSRITVDHAALIQGLRERAESDTERPLLRIYWFDGAPDRVPQPEHRRLRVMPRVTVRLGALTRSDGRWAQKGVDAAMHAELTELARNRACSDVVLVTGDGDLLPGMMAAKEHGVAVHLWAVQAADGDYNQSEDLVAEADERRVLDRAWITKAVRAKETGGICAPPPVPRPEIAAILSAPLPESALAAAAERSAQEAEHHQAADAQNGTQERAAAPKGVPTPKDLAALRGPGTQPAQHPTNATLRWSSDKGWVDRPGGTAESPEAAALPTLAQLTSAEQRWADREEDITTVGGDPYEVGQVFARRWMGRLTDPGHLQKLSAMYPRVPHRVDGELLRYAARFGLLAHKDDQIDEHDRYAIRAGFWREIDVRTATEHAPVAE, from the coding sequence GTGGACCGCTGCATCGTCCTGGTGGACGCCGGGTATCTGCTCGGGGCCGCTGCCAGTCTCCTCGCCGGGGAGCCGTCGCGATCCCGGATCACCGTCGACCACGCCGCCCTCATCCAGGGCCTGCGCGAGCGCGCCGAGTCGGACACCGAGCGGCCCCTGCTGCGCATCTACTGGTTCGACGGCGCCCCCGACCGCGTACCGCAGCCCGAGCACCGCAGGCTCCGGGTGATGCCCCGGGTCACGGTGCGCCTGGGCGCGCTGACCCGCAGCGACGGGCGCTGGGCGCAGAAGGGCGTGGACGCCGCCATGCACGCCGAGCTGACCGAGCTCGCGCGCAACCGCGCCTGCTCCGACGTGGTCCTCGTGACCGGCGACGGAGATCTGCTGCCGGGCATGATGGCCGCCAAGGAACACGGCGTGGCCGTCCACCTGTGGGCCGTGCAGGCCGCGGACGGCGACTACAACCAGTCCGAGGACCTGGTGGCCGAGGCCGACGAGCGGCGGGTGCTCGACCGCGCCTGGATCACCAAGGCGGTCCGCGCCAAGGAGACCGGCGGGATCTGCGCCCCGCCGCCCGTGCCCCGCCCCGAGATCGCCGCCATCCTCTCCGCGCCGCTGCCCGAGTCGGCGCTCGCCGCCGCGGCCGAGCGCTCCGCCCAGGAGGCCGAGCACCACCAGGCGGCCGATGCGCAGAACGGCACCCAGGAGCGGGCCGCCGCCCCCAAGGGTGTCCCCACACCGAAGGACCTGGCCGCGCTCCGCGGACCGGGCACCCAGCCCGCCCAGCACCCCACGAACGCGACCCTGCGCTGGTCCTCGGACAAGGGCTGGGTCGACCGGCCCGGCGGCACCGCGGAGTCCCCGGAGGCCGCCGCGCTGCCCACGCTCGCCCAGCTCACCTCCGCCGAGCAGCGGTGGGCGGACCGCGAGGAGGACATCACCACGGTCGGCGGCGACCCGTACGAGGTCGGGCAGGTCTTCGCGCGCCGCTGGATGGGGCGCCTGACCGATCCGGGTCACCTCCAGAAACTGTCCGCGATGTATCCGCGGGTCCCCCACCGGGTGGACGGCGAACTGCTGCGCTACGCGGCCCGCTTCGGGCTGCTCGCGCACAAGGACGACCAGATCGACGA